The Paenibacillus sp. FSL H7-0357 nucleotide sequence GCAGACTGTCGGACCGGATGGGCCGGAAAAAAATTATCGTCGCCGGCTTGATTGTTTTTTCACTCTCGGAGCTGCTGTTTGGGTTGGCAAATGCGCCCTGGCTGCTGTTTGTATCCCGAATGCTAGGAGGTGTCGGAGCAGCGCTGATTATGCCTGCGGTTATGGCTTACGTGGCGGATACGACCTCTACAGAGGAACGGGCTAAAGGAATGGGACTGATCAATGCGGCCATCACCACCGGTTTTATTATCGGACCGGGAATTGGCGGGTATCTGGCAGAGTTTGGTATCCGTGTGCCGTTCTTCGCGGCAGCAGTAGCAGCGGCTTTGGTGGCTGTGATAAGTACATTTGTATTGCCGGAATCGCGCACCGCAGCCCAGCGTGAAGCTGTGAAGACAGCACAGAACGATAAAGAGAGCCTTGTATCTCAACTGGTGCGTTCCTACCGTGAACCCTATTTCTTCGGGTTGGTTATTGTATTTGTACTCTCCTTCGGATTGGCGAATTATGAAACAGTATTCGGGTTGTTTGTGGATCATAAATTTGGATTCACCCCTAAGGATATTGCCTTTGTCCTAACCTTTGGCTCCATCTCGGGGGCTGTGATTCAAGTTACGGCGTTCAGCTGGATATTGAATCGTTTTGGTGAAAATAAGGTCATTTCGTTCTCTTTACTTGTCGCGGGCCTGTTCATCTTCCTCACACTGTTTGTACACGGCTACTGGGCCATCGTTGCAGTGACGTTCATTGTGTTTCTTTCGATGGATATCCTGCGCCCTGCTGTCGGAACACAGCTCTCTAAATTGGCGGTGGAATCGCAGCAGGGCTTCGTGATGGGCATGAATTCTGCCTATACCAGTCTTGGCAATATTGCCGGTCCGATTGTGGCCGGAGTCCTGTTTGACCTGGATATCAACTTCCCGTATGCCGTGGCTGCACTAGTGCTTGTTCTGTGCTTTGGGCTATCGCTAGCATCCGCTAAGCGGATGAACCGGCGGGGCCTGCAAATGAAATGATCTGTGGTTCCTGTATAGGAATGATAATATACTTCGCAGCAAGCCAGCTTTTTCCGGGTCAATGAATCCCTAAACTTTGGTAGATAGCCAATTTGTGATACTATTTCAGGTAGGGATTATAAGAACGCAGAACGTGTGCGGAAAGAGGGATTCAATTGGCTGCAGAAAATACGAATGCCGGTACTGTGCCGGATGAAGCTGCTGCACGGCAGGAGCAGGAACTGATTACCGCGGCGATTGCCAAAGAGCTGGGCATTAGCCTGAAACAGGTGCGTACGACGGTAGGCCTTCTGGATGAGGGGAATACAATTCCGTTTATTGCGAGATACCGTAAGGAAATGACCGGTGAGCTGGACGAGAACGCTCTGCGTGATATTGAGGAAAGGCTGGCCTATCTGCGCAATCTGGGTGACCGCAAGAAAGATGTCATCCGCAGCATCGAGGAGCAGGGCAAGCTGACAAAGGAGCTGCATGAGCAGATCCTGAAGGCAGTCAAGCTGCAGGAAGTGGAGGATCTGTATCGTCCCTTCCGGCAGAAGCGCAAGACGCGGGCAAGTGTGGCCAAGGAGAAGGGGCTGGAGCCGCTGGCGAACTGGGTCATGGAACAGCGCCGGCAGGGGCTTCCGCTGGAAGAGGCCGCTAAATATATTGATGCGGACAAAGGCGTGGAGAGTGCTGAGCTGGCGCTGCAGGGCGCGATGGATATCATCGCTGAGAACATTGCCGATGATCCGGTCATCCGTTCCTGGATACGCCAGTACACCGCAAGTCAAGGGGTGCTGGTCTCCGAAGCCAAGGATGCTGAGCAGGAGAGCGTATACGAGAACTATTACAGTTACCGTGAACCGGTACATAAAATGCCGCCGCACCGGATTCTCGCCATCAACCGCGGAGAACGGGAGAACGTGCTAAAGGTAGGCATTGAGGTGACTACTGACAAGATTCATGCCTTTATCTCGCGGAAGCTGATCAAGGGGCCGTCCCCGGTTAAGGAATTGCTGGAGACTGTGACGGAGGATTCCTACAAGCGGCTGATCGCTCCGTCTGTTGAGCGCGAGGTGCGCGGAGAGATGACGGAGAAAGGAGAGAATCAGGCGATCTCGATCTTCTCCGGGAATCTGCGCAGCCTGCTGCTGCAGCCGCCGGTCAAAGGCCGGAACGTGCTTGGCGTTGACCCGGCTTACCGTACCGGGTGCAAGCTGGCCGTTGTGGACGATACCGGCAAGCTGCTGGAGGTAGCGGTCACTTATCCGACGCCGCCGAACAACAAGAAGAAGGAGGCGGCGGCGAAGTTCAAGGAGCTGATTGCCAAATACGGCATTCAGCTGATCGTAATCGGCAACGGCACCGGCTCGCGGGAGACGGAGCAGTTCACCGCCGAGGTCATCGCAGAGATCGGCAATCCTGAGCTGGCGTACCTGATCGTTAATGAAGCGGGAGCCAGTGTCTATTCCGCCTCCAAGCTTGCGCAGGAGGAGTTCCCGGATCTGGATGTGGCCGAGCGCAGCGCCGCATCCATTGCCCGCCGCGTGCAGGACCCGCTGGCGGAGCTGGTGAAGATCGATCCGAAGGCGATCGGAGTCGGGCAGTACCAGCATGACGTCTCCCAGAAGCATCTGGAGGAGAGCCTGAAGGGCGTTGTGGAATCCGCGGTTAACCACGTCGGTGTCGATGTGAATACAGCATCCGCATCCCTGCTGTCCTATGTTGCGGGCGTGAATGCCACAATCGCCAAGAATATTGTGAAGTTCCGCGAGGAGAACGGCAAGTTCGTGACCCGCAAGGCGCTGCAGAAGGTGCCGCGCCTCGGTGCCAAATCCTACGAGCAATGCATCGGCTTCCTGCGGATTCCCGGCGGGGACAATACGCTGGACCGCACGCCGATCCATCCGGAGTCCTATCCGGTGGTGGACCGCCTGTTCCGTGAGCTGGGGCTGGAGGTAGCCCGGCTCGGCAGCAAGGAGGTCGCTGAGGAGCTGCAGGCACAGAACGCCGAAGAGCTGGCTGCGAAGCTGGATGTCGGCGTGCCTACACTGCGCGACATCCTTGAAAGTCTGCAGCGCCCGGGCCGCGATCCGCGCGAGGAGCTGCCGCTGCCGATCTTCCGCACCGATGTGCTGAAGATCGAGGATCTGGTTCCCGGCATGGAGATGCAGGGAACCGTCCGAAACGTAATCGATTTCGGCGCCTTCGTCGATATCGGAATCAAGAACGACGGGCTGGTGCATATCTCCCAGCTTAGCGGCAGCTTCGTGAAGCACCCGATGGACGTCGTCTCAGTAGGAGACAATGTCACCGTGTGGGTCATGGGCGTTGACCTCAAGAAAGGCCGGGTCAGCCTGACCATGCGTCCGCCGCGCAGCGAAGCAGGCAGCGCCAAGTAAATCTAACAGTAAGCCCTCTGCAGATTGCGGGACTGACCCCGTAACGCCGGCAGGGGGCTTTTTTTCATCACCAATGGCTGACTGTTGGCTTGCACCCCGAACTAGCCGATTGCAAAGTAAGTATTGTGCTGCCGTATAACATTATTTATATTAAGAGTATTATACTAAGGGGGAATAGTGGGAGAATGAAAAAAGCGATGATATTGTTGTTGCTATTGGTGGTTGTATTACCATCACAGGCGTTTGCCGCTACATATTCTAATGCGTACGTAGACAAGTATTATTTTGAATCCTACAAAGACAGGGTGAAAGAGGTTAAGGATGCGCAGAAGAACTTAAGTAAAGTCTTGGGCACCGAGGTTACAGCCTTAGCGCAGAAATCCAAGGTATCTGCAGCTAACTATAGCAATGCGGTCAAAAACAAGCTGAGCAAGGAGGCTGTCGCCAAGGCTAGAAATGAAATGACACAGGATAAAAAAACGCTCGCGGCAGCAAAAGCCAAGTTGTCAAAAACCGTAAAGAGCGCCAAAAAGGAAAGCGATACATCCCTTAAAGAGATCGCAAATCATAAAGCATCTCTGGTCAAGATGATCAAGACTCATTTGGAAGGCAAAGACCAACAAAGCGATGCAGCTTTTAATAAGACGCTATCCTCGGAGCTTTCCCAAATAGACTCCAGTTTTAATGCGGCACTGGAATATTTGCAGAACATTGAGCTTGATTAATCCGCGAAGCGGGCAGCGTCAAGTAAGTTTAATCAATAACAGGAAGAGGTCCGGTTTACTCCCGCTCTCAACTAACTGTTCTCATAACCATGATAGCGGCTGTGTGTGCCCATATTTACTGGACGCGGCAGCCGCTTTTTGCTTTTATATTCAATGAACCTGGGCGTTAACAACGTTACTGAACATGTATTTCCGACTTGATATCATTTTGACTTAAAAATTTCATTAGATCATTACTCAGCTGCACAATCTCATTGTTAGCATTATTCGCATAATCCGGCAACATCATATCCCTAACCATTTTAGTTCGTAGCCATGTCATAAAGAAAAGATCCAAAAATAAGTTTGGAAATTTAAGCACCATTTTAAGCATTGGAGGATCAATTGAAACGCCAGCTTTTTGTATTGCCCTTAGATTCGCTTTTAAAGTGACTGTTATTTTGCGTGCCGTCTTTCTGGTTCTGGCTGTTTTTTTGTCAATTATCTTATTCTCAGAATGCAAAATGCTCAACATGGCAATGTCTGATACGGAATGTGTGATTAGATACGCTTGCATATCCTTTTTAATAACGTAGGGAAGCTTTGCTGTTTTAAATAATTTTGCGAGGTTTTCTATGCGTTCTGTCACTACACCATTAATTTCTCCAAATGCAGTTGCCACTAAAATCTTTGGTAGAAATCGAGCATGCAATACTCCATCTTTAATCTGTCCGCCGAAGCCGGGAAAAGCTGGTAAAAGTCTATCCCCTACGATATCCAGCCACGAAGAAAATCCAATTGAATTACTAGTCATCGTGACTATATTTTTGCTTTGATTATCTTTTAGCGCTAACAACGCTGATTCGGACCGATCATAACGAACGGTAACGAAAATAAAATCGTATACATCGTCATTTTCGAGCGTATCAATGACATTTACTTGTATCGATCTAACTGTACCTTTTTCTTTATATTGCAGGCCATTTTCTCTTAATGATTTAAATCTATTAGAATGTGCAAACAGGCTAACGTCAAACCCTGCTTCAATAAGCTTAATTGCGTACATGCTCCCGATAACACCTGCACCAAAAATTAAAATTCTATCTTGTTTTGCTGACATGAATACCACCCCTACTTATTAACATTTCCTTTTGATTATCAGACAACATGTTGTATGATGTGATTATAAATCTTCATTATTCCTTGATCAACCGTCAGTTTTTTATTATTTGTCGGATGATATTCTTATTCGCTAGTAGGAGGGAAACATGAAAAAGCAACCCCAAATAACGGAGAAAACAAGACAAAAGGTTGTAGAAGTTTTTTGTGAGTTATATAGCCAAAAGCCGATTGAGAAAATTTCGGTTCAGGAAATTGCGAATAAGTCAGGATATAACCGCAGCACCTTTTATCAATACTTTACTGACATTTACGAATTGTTAGACTCTGTTGAAAATGACTTATTGAATGACATTAAAAAAGAAATGGCGAATAAAGAGCTATCGATGCATACGGTTCAAGATACGCTCTATTGTCTGGACAAAAGAGAACATCTCCTGGTTCTTAATGCCCTTTTGGGTGATTATGGAAGTGCCCGTTTTTTAAAACGCTTAAAAAAAGAAATCACTTTGGATCAATTAGAATTAAACGTTCCGCAAAACCATTCCTTAACGCCATACTTCATTGAGTTTTACCTGACAACTTCCCTTTCTTTATTTCGTCTTTGGCTCCAGCGTCAAAAGGATTTATCGTCAGAAGAATTTTTCAAGATAGTGGAGAACCTATATTCAAGAGGGATTACGCCCTATTTTAAAGAATGAGTCTGTCATTCAAACCAAATCCATATGTTGTATAACAATAAAAAAGCGCGCATAAGCTTGTTTACACAATATACTCCATAAAGACCATCCGCATTTGTAGAATGCCCTTGCCTAGCGCACACATGCTTTGGTTTATTTTAAGATTCCAAAGCATCTTTAAGAAATTGAAGTGAATTATGACGAAATGCACTTGTTTTTGATTCGTCTATATGATGAAAAGTAACATCATCAATATTTGGAATATTTGATGTATCATAAACATAGCAAGAAGATAAGCCAAACGTATCCAGCAGAGCTATCAGTCTTGAATCCATTGATTTGGGGTCTTGTGGATTATCAGATACCGGGAAAACCAAAAATGGAACCTTATATAAAATGGCAAAAGCAGCCCCATGAAAAGCACTAGTAATAAAATACTTAGCGTGTTTTATGTACCCTACAAATTCCTTCGGACCAACCGTAGCTGCTCCAGCAGTTGCAAGAGATATAATCTCGTATCCGTACTTTTTTGAAAGTGCTTCAGCGTATTCCTGAACCCCTGTAATATCTCGTAAATCATAAGTGAGTATATAGGCTTTTTCTGGCGGAGTAGCAGATATATCATCCCATCCGGATTTATCAAGAAGCATTACTGGATCCAATACATGAGTAATATCTCCATTTTTCATCGTTTTCACAAAAGGGATTGCACTTTTTTCACGAACAGAAACAAAGTCTAAGGAATTAACGTGTGGAGCAAGGATATTTTTTCGATCGGGCTCTATTTCTGCTCCTCCCATGCTTGCTGCGTATGCAATTTTCGTTTTTGATGCTGGAACAAAAGAAAGTGCCATACAGGGTAAAATGTCATCGGAAATAACCCATGGTAAACCCCATATTTGGTCGCTACCGCAAACAAAAATATCGTAATCATCAACACATTCTGCAATATCAGATACTGTATATAAGCGTTCGCTGTGGGGAATGCTTTCGGAAAAAGTCCTGAAATGTTCAGCACCTTTAGCACTTTCATATGCTTGTAAGGTGTATTCGTTTTGCCACTTGAATGTAATTTGCTCACAATGAAATCCTAACTTAGCTATAGCTTTTTGCAGTGCATAAGCTCCAAGCTGGCCACCGTAATTATAGTTTTTGTAGTAAAGAGTAATAATTCCAACTTTTTTCATAATAATCTCCATTCCGAACTAAGTCGGCACAAACAGGAAGGAAAGAAAAGTGCCGAAAAGTCTACATAAATTTGAATCCTAAAATGATTTCTTTGACTATCCAATTAGCTCAAAAACCGCCGTTTTTGCATCCATCTCACTAAGCATGGTCAGTCTAATACTTTATTTTCTCAGTCTACAACTTTATTTGCTGAGTCTAGCATTTTATTTTTCAGTCTAGCATTGGTCAAGCACCGATTTCTAGGTTGAGCCGGAAATCCTCCAGCTAATCTCTTGTAATTCGCAAGCCGATGTTTTATATTGACATAAGAGCAGGTCAATAATAAAAGAGGTGAACGGACGAGATGACTCCACGCACGAAGGAACAAAACGAAGAGATCCGGCTGCGGCGTCTGGCGCAAATTCGTAAAGCCGCTGCCGATGTGTTTTTGAATAAAGGGCCATTACTGGAAATCCGCGATGTGGCCGCGCAGGCGGGACTCGGCTATGGCACGGTATACCATTATTACAGCAATAAGGGCGATTTGCTCTACGATCTGTTATGGGACGCGGTGGAGCGGGCTGGGGGATGGCTAGAGGCTCCGCTTGAGTTCCCGCTGGAGGCTCCGCTAGAGGCACGGCTGAAGGTCCCGCTGGAGGTCCCACGCGCTTCGGCTTCGGGGGAGACGCCGGCGGACACTGGGAACTTGGCTGCCGCGGATTCCCGAAGCGGAAGCCGCGGAACGGCCGCTGCCGCAGAGCTTGGCCCCGTCGCCGCCGCCGGCGTCCGGCTGCTGCAGCTTTGGGCAGAGGACCACGCCCTGTACCTGCTGCATAAGCAGGCCAGTGAGGACTTTGCCTCGCTGCCTGAAGCGCGCTCGGCCCTGCTCTCGGCCGCCTTTCGCCGGGAGGTGCTCGCGCCGTTTGCCGCACTGCTGGAAACCGGGCGTGCGGCGGACGGGGCTGCCGCTTCCGGCGGAAACGCGGCGGAGCCGCCGTATCGGCTACAGCATGCTGAAATGCTGCTGGCCGCCTTGGTCGGCTGCGCCTCGCTTTCGCTTCGCCGCGGAAAGCTGCACGAGGAGGCCAGGGATATCGCCCTGTTTTTAAAATTATAGAATGGATAAGGAGCGAATAAGCAAAAGATGATCATTTTAAAATCACCCAGGGAAATCGAAGAGATGAAGCCGGCGAGCCAAATCATTGCGGACTGCTACCGCGAGGTGGCCAAACTGATCGAGCCTGGGATCACCACCCGGGAAATCAATGACTTTGTTGCCAGACACATCACCAAGCTGGGCGGCAAGCAGTTTACGAAAGGGTACAACGGTTTTCCCGCCGAAACCTGCATTTCGGTCAACGATGTGGTGGCCCACGGCATTCCTTCGAACCAGGTGCTTATGGACGGCGACTTGCTAAAGCTCGACATCGTCGTGGAATACGGCGGATGGTTCGGCGATTCGTGCTGGTGCTATGCGGTGGGCAATATCCCGCCGGAGGCGCAAAAATTAATGAAGGTGACAAAGGAATGCTTGGATCTGGGGATCGCCCGGGCACTCCCCGGGGGCCGGCTCGGCGACATAACGTCGGCGATTCAACAGCATGCGGAAGCGAACGGGTTTTCGGTCGTACGCGATCTGCTGGCGCATGGGATCGGGCGGAGCCTGCACGAGGAACCGAGCTACGAGCATATCGGCGTAGCCGGCAAAGGCATTCGGTTAAAGGAAGGCATGGTGTTTACGATTGAACCGATGATCAACGAAGGTACGTTCCGCATCACGATCGACGACGATGAGTGGACGGCGAGAACGGCCGACGGCAAGCTGTCGGCGCAATATGAGCATACGATCGCAGTCACGCCGGACGGACCGCTGATTTTAACGGCCCAGTAAGAATAGAGGCGAACGGACGGGAAAGCGTCATTTTAGGAAATAAGTCGCCAACCCGGCCTGCTTGGACCAAACGACGAAAAAGCGCTGAGCTCAGCCTAGGACCAGGGAAGCTTTTGTTAACATGGTTTGTAACTATACCGATTTACGAAAAACCGCGTTATATGCGGTTTTTTATTATGACTAGGGTATAAATCTTATAAATTTCAAGGAAAATAGTGTACATATCGAACGAAACTTAGTGCATAATTTGTGCGCGCTCAAGCCGTCGGAATTCTTCTTTACGCGAACTACAGCATGTAATCCTCCAGCTAGTTATTGGGAAAATCGTTGTTCAACTGCACAATGCATTTCGTCCGATCATCAATATTTTTTGGCGATGTTAAGCGTTACAATGAAAGCGTGTTCAACAAGAGCAATGGGAGGCATAACAATGGAAGGATTAATGATTGGCTGGTATGGCGCCTTGGCGGGGTTGGCAATTGCTATTATTCTGATATTAAGAAAACTGAATCCCGTATATGCGCTGTTTCTGGGGGCCATTGCAGGCTCGCTAATCGGCGGCGCCAATCTGGAGCAGACGGTAACTGTTCTTGTAAGCGGTACGCAAAGTGTAATGGGCACGGTGCTGCGTGTGCTCGCCGCCGGTGTCCTGGCAGGGGTAATGATGGAATCGGGGGCGGCCGAGACCATTGCCCAGGCGATTGTCAAAAAATTCGGCGGCAGCAAAGCCATTCTGGCCTTGGCCCTGGCAACGATGATTATTACCGCAGTGGGTGTCTTCATTCCCGTAGCGGTGCTGATTGTGGCTCCTATTGCTTTGTCGGTAGGCAATAAGATGGGGATTTCCAAGATGGCGCTGCTGCTTGCCCTGTCGGGCGGAGGTAAAGCGG carries:
- a CDS encoding MFS transporter, with amino-acid sequence MSLLLRNRGAMLLLMLNIFLAFTGIGLVVPIMPTYMNELQIGGSVVGLLVAAFSVTQLIVSPFAGRLSDRMGRKKIIVAGLIVFSLSELLFGLANAPWLLFVSRMLGGVGAALIMPAVMAYVADTTSTEERAKGMGLINAAITTGFIIGPGIGGYLAEFGIRVPFFAAAVAAALVAVISTFVLPESRTAAQREAVKTAQNDKESLVSQLVRSYREPYFFGLVIVFVLSFGLANYETVFGLFVDHKFGFTPKDIAFVLTFGSISGAVIQVTAFSWILNRFGENKVISFSLLVAGLFIFLTLFVHGYWAIVAVTFIVFLSMDILRPAVGTQLSKLAVESQQGFVMGMNSAYTSLGNIAGPIVAGVLFDLDINFPYAVAALVLVLCFGLSLASAKRMNRRGLQMK
- a CDS encoding Tex family protein; translated protein: MPDEAAARQEQELITAAIAKELGISLKQVRTTVGLLDEGNTIPFIARYRKEMTGELDENALRDIEERLAYLRNLGDRKKDVIRSIEEQGKLTKELHEQILKAVKLQEVEDLYRPFRQKRKTRASVAKEKGLEPLANWVMEQRRQGLPLEEAAKYIDADKGVESAELALQGAMDIIAENIADDPVIRSWIRQYTASQGVLVSEAKDAEQESVYENYYSYREPVHKMPPHRILAINRGERENVLKVGIEVTTDKIHAFISRKLIKGPSPVKELLETVTEDSYKRLIAPSVEREVRGEMTEKGENQAISIFSGNLRSLLLQPPVKGRNVLGVDPAYRTGCKLAVVDDTGKLLEVAVTYPTPPNNKKKEAAAKFKELIAKYGIQLIVIGNGTGSRETEQFTAEVIAEIGNPELAYLIVNEAGASVYSASKLAQEEFPDLDVAERSAASIARRVQDPLAELVKIDPKAIGVGQYQHDVSQKHLEESLKGVVESAVNHVGVDVNTASASLLSYVAGVNATIAKNIVKFREENGKFVTRKALQKVPRLGAKSYEQCIGFLRIPGGDNTLDRTPIHPESYPVVDRLFRELGLEVARLGSKEVAEELQAQNAEELAAKLDVGVPTLRDILESLQRPGRDPREELPLPIFRTDVLKIEDLVPGMEMQGTVRNVIDFGAFVDIGIKNDGLVHISQLSGSFVKHPMDVVSVGDNVTVWVMGVDLKKGRVSLTMRPPRSEAGSAK
- a CDS encoding ketopantoate reductase family protein, whose product is MSAKQDRILIFGAGVIGSMYAIKLIEAGFDVSLFAHSNRFKSLRENGLQYKEKGTVRSIQVNVIDTLENDDVYDFIFVTVRYDRSESALLALKDNQSKNIVTMTSNSIGFSSWLDIVGDRLLPAFPGFGGQIKDGVLHARFLPKILVATAFGEINGVVTERIENLAKLFKTAKLPYVIKKDMQAYLITHSVSDIAMLSILHSENKIIDKKTARTRKTARKITVTLKANLRAIQKAGVSIDPPMLKMVLKFPNLFLDLFFMTWLRTKMVRDMMLPDYANNANNEIVQLSNDLMKFLSQNDIKSEIHVQ
- a CDS encoding TetR/AcrR family transcriptional regulator, which encodes MKKQPQITEKTRQKVVEVFCELYSQKPIEKISVQEIANKSGYNRSTFYQYFTDIYELLDSVENDLLNDIKKEMANKELSMHTVQDTLYCLDKREHLLVLNALLGDYGSARFLKRLKKEITLDQLELNVPQNHSLTPYFIEFYLTTSLSLFRLWLQRQKDLSSEEFFKIVENLYSRGITPYFKE
- a CDS encoding polysaccharide pyruvyl transferase family protein, giving the protein MKKVGIITLYYKNYNYGGQLGAYALQKAIAKLGFHCEQITFKWQNEYTLQAYESAKGAEHFRTFSESIPHSERLYTVSDIAECVDDYDIFVCGSDQIWGLPWVISDDILPCMALSFVPASKTKIAYAASMGGAEIEPDRKNILAPHVNSLDFVSVREKSAIPFVKTMKNGDITHVLDPVMLLDKSGWDDISATPPEKAYILTYDLRDITGVQEYAEALSKKYGYEIISLATAGAATVGPKEFVGYIKHAKYFITSAFHGAAFAILYKVPFLVFPVSDNPQDPKSMDSRLIALLDTFGLSSCYVYDTSNIPNIDDVTFHHIDESKTSAFRHNSLQFLKDALES
- a CDS encoding TetR/AcrR family transcriptional regulator — encoded protein: MTPRTKEQNEEIRLRRLAQIRKAAADVFLNKGPLLEIRDVAAQAGLGYGTVYHYYSNKGDLLYDLLWDAVERAGGWLEAPLEFPLEAPLEARLKVPLEVPRASASGETPADTGNLAAADSRSGSRGTAAAAELGPVAAAGVRLLQLWAEDHALYLLHKQASEDFASLPEARSALLSAAFRREVLAPFAALLETGRAADGAAASGGNAAEPPYRLQHAEMLLAALVGCASLSLRRGKLHEEARDIALFLKL
- the map gene encoding type I methionyl aminopeptidase, with the translated sequence MIILKSPREIEEMKPASQIIADCYREVAKLIEPGITTREINDFVARHITKLGGKQFTKGYNGFPAETCISVNDVVAHGIPSNQVLMDGDLLKLDIVVEYGGWFGDSCWCYAVGNIPPEAQKLMKVTKECLDLGIARALPGGRLGDITSAIQQHAEANGFSVVRDLLAHGIGRSLHEEPSYEHIGVAGKGIRLKEGMVFTIEPMINEGTFRITIDDDEWTARTADGKLSAQYEHTIAVTPDGPLILTAQ